The Orrella daihaiensis genome contains the following window.
TGTCGCAAGCCTGTCTGGGCGTCGAATAGCATCCGTCTTTTCGAGTAAACCGAGCGCCTGCTCAGGCCACTGGCTCAGCTCCCAATGGTTCGAATCCCGGCACGCTGCTTCTATCAGTGGCAATAAGTCAGCCCATTGCGCGCAATCACTCGGTGCTCTGAGCCGTTGGGCCAATTGCTTGCGCTCTTCGGTTAGATGCATGCACAAGGCATACATGCCCGGTAACGTGCGCTCAGCCCAGGTGGCAGCACTATCGAGGTAGGATCCTAGTTGTGGGGAGTACACATAATTTGGCATCACCACTGGCAGCGCCTCGCAATCGAGTAGCACCTCAAACATGCGCGAAGGTTGCTCACTGATCAAGCCACGAGAGACCTCTTGCCACACCCGTTCGGGTACAAGCGCATCCGCTTCACCGAGCGCCACCATACGACGGCACAGGCTGATTGTCTCGGGTGCGACTTCGAACTCAAAGAACCGCGCCGCAAACCGGGCTAAACGCAGAATACGAACCGGATCCTCTTCGAAAGCCGGGCCGATGTGTCGCAAGACTTTGTTGTGTAGGTCATTGCGCCCACCGAGCGGGTCAATCAAGTCGCCACTTGGCGTTTTAGCCATGGCATTGACTGTGAGATCTCGCCGTTTCAAGTCATCTTCTAATGTGACATCGGCGCCAGCATAAAACGTAAAACCCTTGTAGCCCTTGCCAGACTTTCGCTCGGTGCGCGCCAAGGCATATTCCTCCTTGGTTTGCGGATGCAAAAACACCGGGAAATCCTCACCCACCGGGATAAAACCACGGCTAACCATGTCCTCAGGAGAGCTACCAACCACGACCCAATCGCGGTCACCCGCAGTCCGACCAAGCAGCTCATCTCGAACTGCGCCACCAACCACATAAACCTGTAAACCCGCTAGGATGGGATCAGACATGGCGCTGACTCATGGTGGCGAGATTTCACCAAGCCTAGCCTTCAAGGACTGTGGCTCACCGGTAAAGACAGCCGCATAGTAAGTAGCGTTGGACAATACGTGTTTAACGTAATCCCGCGTTTCACTAAATGGTATGGTCTCTGCAAATATAGCGCCCTCTACCGGACGACCCAAGGTCTTACGCCACTGCACAGGACGACCAGGCCCTGCGTTATAGCCGGCACTGGCCAGAACTTGGGATCCATCAAGATCTTCCAGCACCATTCGTAGGTAATGGGTGCCTAGGGTCGTATTGACATCAAACTCATTGACACGCGATGGCCTGAAGTCATTCATGCCTATTTTGCGGGCCACATACTTGGCTGTGGCTGGCATTAATTGCATCAAGCCAGAAGCACCCACTACAGACCTCGCATCCATCACAAACCGTGATTCCTGACGAATCAATCCGTATACCCAAGCAGGATCAAGATCAATTGAATTCGCTTGTGCTTTGACCTTGTCTTCAAATGGCGCAATAAATCGTTGTGAGAAATCGACCTGCTCCTGAGTACGCTCAGAGGTGTTCACAACGCGATCATAGATCTGCTGTTCACGCGCAAATTCAGCGGCCGCGAGCAACTGACGATCATTCAAACCCCGCAAACCAAAGTTCCACTGCGGTACCGCTTCACGACGAAGCCCAAGCTTGAACAATGCCACTGCTTGTTGCAAATGCAGATTGTTACGTGCCTCATCAAGCTCGGCGGTGGTAACTGGCGTCGGTGCAGGCGGAGCCACAATCGACTGCCCAAGCTCTTCAAGTGCAAGTTGCCCGTAAAAATGGAATTCGTCTGAGATCTCTTGATAGATTGCTTGCGCTTGCTCGGTTTTACCTTGAGCAGCCAGGGCACGCGCAAGCCAATACTGCCAGTCGACTTGAACACGCTGATCTGATGGCATCCATTCGATCGCCGTCTGCACCCAGTCCCATTTGATAATGGGCTGACGCAACGCAGCTCTCACCCGCCAAGCATTGCCATCTTCTGACAACCTGACGTTACCAGCACGCTGATACCAGGCATCGGCCCGAATCTCATGGTCCAGTGCAGCCTGAAATGCCAATTGTGACCAAGCCCACCCGGCATCCTCTTTGGGTAGGCGTTTACTCCACTTGGTCTCAAGTTCACGTGCTGCGGTAGTGGGATTGTCTCGACCCATGCGCACGAGTCCAATCGAGACCAACAAGCCGTCATCACCAGTCGCCTTGCCTTTATATTGTTTGACCCAGTTAGCAGGTGAACTCATCATGGCGCGATAACGGCCAAGCGTCTTGGCATCAAACAGCAAGGTTGCCACGCGATCAGCGGTCTTGGTGTGATTGCGCTCAAGCGCATCTTGCAACAAAAGCACCAAATCATCGCGTTTCATCACACCGTCAGCCACAAACTGGGTGAGCATTGCCCAGCAGGCTTTGCCAGGCCGGAAATCTGCCATTGCCTCTTCAGAGGTAGCACGTTGCCCCGTCATATGACGGGCCTCTAGCTTGGCGCATCGAACTTCCCGGTTGTACCAAACAAATTCACCAAGATCGCGGATTTTGTTGAAGGCGCCAGACTCATCAGCTGCGATCACCCAATCAGCCCTGAGCTTATCGGCCATATAAGTGCCGTCGTAACGATTCAAAAAAGCGTCGGCCAATGGCACATCAAACACGTTTTTAGCCGACTGCACCGCTTGCTCGGCAATCCAATAGTCAGCGTAGACCTGCAATATATCGCCTTGCGTCTGCGCTGCTAGCGCTGGCAGCTTGTTCCATTGCTTGGCATCGGCTGCATCTTTAGCAGCCAGAACCGCTTGCGCTGCCGCACTATCAGCGTTGTATGTAAATGAGGCTGCCCATGGAGTAAACAACAACGCAGGCAATGCGATCGAAACCGTTTTTAAAACTTTTTGCAGCACAGCAACACCTCTTTGACAGCGGTCAGTGATTCGGTTCATGATAGGCGTCAGTACAGTTCGACATCAACCTTGATTTTTAGTTGCACTTCGGTGACAAACACGGCGATCGCATGACACAGAATAACGCAGACGATTTAAGGGCGCGCCTGAAACAGGCACGCAAGACGCTACCCGTTGCAGATCGTCAACGTGCAAGCCTTTTGATACGCGCCAGGCTATTTACCTGGTTAGCCACCACCCATACGGCTTGTCTGACAGCCGGGCTTCACTCACCCAACATTGTGGCTGGTTTTTGGCCGCTGGCTGACGAACCTGACCTGACACCACTTTTTCGGCAATGGCACGAGCAGGGCGTTGTTGTCGCACTGCCAGTCATGCGACAGCCTGAACAGATACTCGAATTTCATCGTTGGCAGCCACACAGCGAAATGAATCAGGCAGGTTTTGGGGTGATGGAGCCAACAGCCACCACCCCCCTTGTACCCGATGTCGTACTGGTACCCACCCTAGGTTTCACACCCCAAGCAGACCGCCTGGGCTACGGCAAAGGGTTTTACGACCGAACGCTCGCGGGGCTTGCGGCAAGCCATCATCACCCAACCACGATCGGCGTCGCGTGGGACAACGCCAACTTGCATGATCTAGATCCAGACTATCAGGCAGCTGCTCACGATCATCCGCTTGATGCGATCATCACACCAACCCAGTGGTATCCAGATGCACCTAGTTGGCGTGGGACCAGCCTAGCCTGACAAGCCCCGCCAGATCGCCATGGTGGCAGCTGCATTATTCAGTGTGTAGAAATGTAGCCCTGGCACCTGGTTTTCCAAGAGGGTCTGGCACATTTCCGTGACCACATCGGTACCAAATGCCCGAATCGATTCCCGATCATCACCAAACTCTGCCAGGCGTAAACGAATCCATCGTGGGATTTCAGCACCACACATTTCCGAGAACCGCATCAACTGGCTGTAATTAGTGATGGGCATAATCCCGGGAACGATAGGTACAGCAACACCAAGCATCTGCGCGCGATCAACAAAATCAAAATAGGCATCCGCGTTATAGAAATATTGCGTGATCGCACTACTGGCACCCGCTTGGATTTTCTGTGCGAAATGCCGCAGGTCGGCCTGTGGACCAGCGGCCTGCGGATGCATCTCTGGATAGGCGGCGACTTCAATGTGAAACCAGTCACCGCTGTGCTCTCTAATCAACTGGACCAGCTCAACTGCGTAGCGCAGCATGTCCGAGCCACCGGCAGCACCCATCCCAGAAGGCAAGTCACCTCGCAGTGCAACGATTCTCCTGACACCCGCTGCTTTGTACTGATCGAGCAGATCACGCAACTGCTGTCTGGTCGAACCGATACAAGACAAATGCGGTGCAGCATCAAAGCCCATGGACTTCAGATGCCTTACCGTCTCCATGGTGCCCTCCCGCGTGGTGCCACCTGCTCCAAATGTCACACTGACATATCCAGGATTGATGGCGGCAAGCGCTTGGGCGCTTTCGGTCAAACGGGTTTGGGCCGCATCGTCACGCGGCGGAAAGAATTCCAGGCTAAAAGCCTGCCCACTAAGTTTGGTCATTGTTGAAATATCAGCATGGAGAACAGGCTAGAGACAACGCTGTAGAGGATGGCACCGGCCACAGCCCACCAGAATCCCTCAACCTGAAACCCTTTAAACAAGGAACCTGCCAACCAAAAAACCAGGGCGTTAAGCACCAACAGAAAAAGGCCTAACGTCACAATCGTGATTGGCAGGGTCAACAAAATCAACAGCGGCTTGACCAGCGTATTGAGTAGCCCCAGCACAAGGGCGGCCATCATCGCCGACCAGAAACTACCGATCACGATACCCGGCAGTACATATGCCACAGCCAGCAGTGCTACCGCATTCAAAATCCACACAACGATCAACATCGCACATCTCCAGAAAGCGGTGGCAACTGCCGTTGCCGTTTATACAAAAGCGACTTAATAACGGTAATGCTCAGGCTTGTATGGGCCTTCCTGATTAACGCTGATGTATGCAGCCTGCTGCGGCGTAAGCTCTGTCAGCTGGGCACCAATTTTTTTCAAGTGCAGACGCGCGACCTTTTCATCGAGATGCTTGGGTAACACGTAAACCTCACCAGCCTTGTACTCGTCGTTGCGCGTGAAGAGCTCAATTTGCGCGATGGTCTGGTTGGTAAAGGAGGAGGACATCACAAATGACGGGTGACCCGTCGCGCAGCCCAAGTTCACCAGACGCCCTTGCGCCAGCATGATGATGCGCTTGCCATCGGGAAAAATGACATGATCAACCTGTGGCTTGATCTCTTCCCACTTCAAGTCTTCGAGGCCGGCAACGTCAATCTCGTTATCAAAGTGACCGATGTTGCAAACAATCGCCTGATCCTTCATGCGCTCCATATGAGCCCGAGTGATGACATGATAGTTGCCCGTTGCTGTCACGAAGATATCAGCCTTGTCACACGCTTCATCCATGGTCACCACTTTGTAGCCTTCCATGGCAGCCTGCAGGGCACAAATCGGATCGATCTCGGTTACCCAAACCTGGGCACGCAAAGCGGCGAGCGCTTGGGCTGAACCCTTACCCACATCACCATACCCACAAACTACGGCAATCTTGCCGGCAACCATGACATCAGTTGCTCGCTTGATACCATCAACCAAGGATTCGCGGCATCCGTAAAGGTTGTCAAACTTGGACTTCGTCACTGCATCATTCACATTAATCGCAGCAAATGCGAGCTCGCCGCGCTTGGACATTTGGTACAGGCGATGAACACCGGTGGTGGTCTCTTCGGTGACACCACGGATTTGCGCCAAGCGAGTGGAGTACCAGGAGGGATCACGCTTAAGCTGATCTTTGATAGCGGCAAACAGTGCAACTTCTTCTTCGGAGCCGGGCTTATCCAATACGGTGATATCTTTCTCTGCCTTTGAACCCAAGTGCAATAGCAAAGTTGCATCGCCACCGTCGTCGAGGATCATGTTGGCATAGTGCCCATCTGGCCACTCAAAAATGCGATGGGTATAGTCCCAGTACTCGGCTAGCGTTTCGCCCTTCTTGGCAAAGACAGGTGTGCCATTGGCTGCGATCGCAGCAGCAGCATGGTCCTGCGTTGAAAAGATGTTGCAAGAGGCCCAACGAACTTCGGCACCTAGCGCCTGCAGGGTTTCAATCAGCACAGCCGTCTGGATGGTCATGTGCA
Protein-coding sequences here:
- the metF gene encoding methylenetetrahydrofolate reductase [NAD(P)H] yields the protein MTKLSGQAFSLEFFPPRDDAAQTRLTESAQALAAINPGYVSVTFGAGGTTREGTMETVRHLKSMGFDAAPHLSCIGSTRQQLRDLLDQYKAAGVRRIVALRGDLPSGMGAAGGSDMLRYAVELVQLIREHSGDWFHIEVAAYPEMHPQAAGPQADLRHFAQKIQAGASSAITQYFYNADAYFDFVDRAQMLGVAVPIVPGIMPITNYSQLMRFSEMCGAEIPRWIRLRLAEFGDDRESIRAFGTDVVTEMCQTLLENQVPGLHFYTLNNAAATMAIWRGLSG
- a CDS encoding 5-formyltetrahydrofolate cyclo-ligase; its protein translation is MTQNNADDLRARLKQARKTLPVADRQRASLLIRARLFTWLATTHTACLTAGLHSPNIVAGFWPLADEPDLTPLFRQWHEQGVVVALPVMRQPEQILEFHRWQPHSEMNQAGFGVMEPTATTPLVPDVVLVPTLGFTPQADRLGYGKGFYDRTLAGLAASHHHPTTIGVAWDNANLHDLDPDYQAAAHDHPLDAIITPTQWYPDAPSWRGTSLA
- a CDS encoding CCA tRNA nucleotidyltransferase (catalyzes the addition and repair of the 3'-terminal CCA sequence in tRNA; these proteins belong to the CCA-adding enzyme subfamily 2 which does not have phosphohydrolase activity), whose amino-acid sequence is MSDPILAGLQVYVVGGAVRDELLGRTAGDRDWVVVGSSPEDMVSRGFIPVGEDFPVFLHPQTKEEYALARTERKSGKGYKGFTFYAGADVTLEDDLKRRDLTVNAMAKTPSGDLIDPLGGRNDLHNKVLRHIGPAFEEDPVRILRLARFAARFFEFEVAPETISLCRRMVALGEADALVPERVWQEVSRGLISEQPSRMFEVLLDCEALPVVMPNYVYSPQLGSYLDSAATWAERTLPGMYALCMHLTEERKQLAQRLRAPSDCAQWADLLPLIEAACRDSNHWELSQWPEQALGLLEKTDAIRRPDRLATLLNMASHLVQCPLDRWQTALQAARSIDAGAIAKPLQEHGPQAISTAVRAARREAIAQALASSV
- a CDS encoding lytic transglycosylase domain-containing protein, yielding MNRITDRCQRGVAVLQKVLKTVSIALPALLFTPWAASFTYNADSAAAQAVLAAKDAADAKQWNKLPALAAQTQGDILQVYADYWIAEQAVQSAKNVFDVPLADAFLNRYDGTYMADKLRADWVIAADESGAFNKIRDLGEFVWYNREVRCAKLEARHMTGQRATSEEAMADFRPGKACWAMLTQFVADGVMKRDDLVLLLQDALERNHTKTADRVATLLFDAKTLGRYRAMMSSPANWVKQYKGKATGDDGLLVSIGLVRMGRDNPTTAARELETKWSKRLPKEDAGWAWSQLAFQAALDHEIRADAWYQRAGNVRLSEDGNAWRVRAALRQPIIKWDWVQTAIEWMPSDQRVQVDWQYWLARALAAQGKTEQAQAIYQEISDEFHFYGQLALEELGQSIVAPPAPTPVTTAELDEARNNLHLQQAVALFKLGLRREAVPQWNFGLRGLNDRQLLAAAEFAREQQIYDRVVNTSERTQEQVDFSQRFIAPFEDKVKAQANSIDLDPAWVYGLIRQESRFVMDARSVVGASGLMQLMPATAKYVARKIGMNDFRPSRVNEFDVNTTLGTHYLRMVLEDLDGSQVLASAGYNAGPGRPVQWRKTLGRPVEGAIFAETIPFSETRDYVKHVLSNATYYAAVFTGEPQSLKARLGEISPP
- a CDS encoding phage holin family protein; this encodes MLIVVWILNAVALLAVAYVLPGIVIGSFWSAMMAALVLGLLNTLVKPLLILLTLPITIVTLGLFLLVLNALVFWLAGSLFKGFQVEGFWWAVAGAILYSVVSSLFSMLIFQQ
- the ahcY gene encoding adenosylhomocysteinase; its protein translation is MNAVTEKFTDYVVADISLAEWGRREIKIAETEMPGLMAVREEYEMVKPLKGARITGSLHMTIQTAVLIETLQALGAEVRWASCNIFSTQDHAAAAIAANGTPVFAKKGETLAEYWDYTHRIFEWPDGHYANMILDDGGDATLLLHLGSKAEKDITVLDKPGSEEEVALFAAIKDQLKRDPSWYSTRLAQIRGVTEETTTGVHRLYQMSKRGELAFAAINVNDAVTKSKFDNLYGCRESLVDGIKRATDVMVAGKIAVVCGYGDVGKGSAQALAALRAQVWVTEIDPICALQAAMEGYKVVTMDEACDKADIFVTATGNYHVITRAHMERMKDQAIVCNIGHFDNEIDVAGLEDLKWEEIKPQVDHVIFPDGKRIIMLAQGRLVNLGCATGHPSFVMSSSFTNQTIAQIELFTRNDEYKAGEVYVLPKHLDEKVARLHLKKIGAQLTELTPQQAAYISVNQEGPYKPEHYRY